ACTCAGCCGCAGAAATCAAACGCCCCGTCCTGGAGCAGATGACGGATGCAATTCGCCATCGTGGTCCGGATGCCGATGGACATTTCTTTACCGGTAGCGGAACGCCGTCATCGACGGGAGTCGCACTCGGACACCGTCGACTGTCCATCATCGACGTCGGTGGCAGTGTTCAGCCCATGGGCAACGAAGATGGCAGTATTCAAATCGTGTTCAACGGAGAGATCTACAATTATTGCGAACTTCGACAGCAACTGACCGGTTCTCATCAGTTCCGCACCGACGGCGATACCGAGGTAATTGTCCACCTTTATGAACAGTTTGGTCTGGATTTTGTAAAGCACCTGCGCGGCATGTTTGCCCTGGCGATTTGGGACAACAACCAACAGCGTCTGGTGCTTGCACGCGACCGCGCAGGACAAAAGCCTCTCTTTTACCGCAGAGACCATGATCGATTTGTTTTCGCCAGCGAACTCAAAGCGTTGCTGCAGATTCCTGGAATCTCTCGTGAACTGGACCGCCACAGTGTCCTTGAGTTTCTGACGTTGCAGTATGTCCCGGCACCTCGTTCGATACTGAAAGGTTATCGTCGACTTCCGCCCGCCCATATCGCCGTCGTGCAGCACGGCGAATACCGTGAATGGTCCTACTGGTCTGCTCCGTATGACCAGCCGCAATTCAGCCGCAATTCAGTCGCCGACTGGAAGGACGAACTCCGTTCTGAACTCACTGAAGCAGTTCGGCTGAGACTTCGCAGTGACGTGCCGCTCGGAGCATTTCTGTCCGGCGGAGTTGATTCCACAGTGATCTGTGGTTTGATGCAGTCGCAACTCGACCAGCCCGTAAAAACATTCTCGATCGGATTTCCGGTCAAGGCATTTGATGAGCGTGCTTACGCCCGGCAAACAGCGGAGATGCTCAACACGGACCATCATGAATCAGTGGTGGCACCGGATGCAATGGAGATGCTGCCACAATTGATCTGGCACTATGACGAACCATTCGGTGACAGCAGCGCAATTCCAACGATGTATCTGTCGCGAATGACCAGAGAGCACGTCACGGTAGCACTCACTGGTGATGCCGGCGACGAACTGTTCTGCGGCTATGATCGTTATCGAGCCGTTCGGATTGCCGGACGGCTCGATATGATTCCCGGTCCGGTCCGCAATCTGCTGAGCATGGTTGCCGGACTACTCCCGTCTAACGTACGTCAAAAATCATTTCGAAGGCGGCTCAAACGATTACTGGAAACCCTGACTCAGGACCCGGAACGCCGATATCTCAACTGGATCAGTATTTTTAATCACGACAAGCTGCTCGAACTGGTAAGCGAAGAGCTGCGCGGACTCACTGAACTCCAGGACCCGGCTCAGCACATCTTCGATTCCTATCGCCTTTGTCCCGATCGTGATTTTGTGACCCGGACCACTGCGACTGATCTGGTGTCCTACCTGCCCGGAGATCTGCTGACCAAAGTCGACATTGCCAGCATGTCCACCAGTCTGGAATGCCGCAGCCCGATGCTGGATCACAAGGTGATTGAGCTTGCGGCCCGAATGCCTCTGGAAGTCAAGCAGTCAATGAATCAGGGAAAACGAGTTCTGATCGAAACGTTTGCGGATCTGATTCCTCAGGATATTCAGTCCCGCCCAAAAATGGGATTCGGAGTGCCAATCGATCACTGGTTCAGAAATGAGCTCAAAGAACTGCTGTATGACGTGCTGCTCAGTCAGAAGGCAACAGATCGCGGCCTTCTGCAGCGACATGTTGTCCGGCGATTAATTGACGAACACGTCACCGGCGTGTTTGATCATGCTTATCGTTTATGGAATCTGCTGTGTCTGGAACTTTGGCAGTGCATGTATCTTGATGAAACGCCACCGATGTCCGCACCGAGTTCGCTGTAACCCGCAGGCATGGATCCCTGGACCTCAAGCATCACGAACCGGACTTCCGGAAAATCTCACCAGTGATGTCTCCAGTCAGTGACCGCGAAAGTTTGCCGTGTCGGGAATTATCCAAACATTAAAAACCTCTTGGGCAAAGACTCTGGGCGGACGCCAGTTCTGGAGCGACGTCAGTTTCTTTCGAGGC
The DNA window shown above is from Fuerstiella sp. and carries:
- the asnB gene encoding asparagine synthase (glutamine-hydrolyzing), which codes for MCGIAGAVWWNSAAEIKRPVLEQMTDAIRHRGPDADGHFFTGSGTPSSTGVALGHRRLSIIDVGGSVQPMGNEDGSIQIVFNGEIYNYCELRQQLTGSHQFRTDGDTEVIVHLYEQFGLDFVKHLRGMFALAIWDNNQQRLVLARDRAGQKPLFYRRDHDRFVFASELKALLQIPGISRELDRHSVLEFLTLQYVPAPRSILKGYRRLPPAHIAVVQHGEYREWSYWSAPYDQPQFSRNSVADWKDELRSELTEAVRLRLRSDVPLGAFLSGGVDSTVICGLMQSQLDQPVKTFSIGFPVKAFDERAYARQTAEMLNTDHHESVVAPDAMEMLPQLIWHYDEPFGDSSAIPTMYLSRMTREHVTVALTGDAGDELFCGYDRYRAVRIAGRLDMIPGPVRNLLSMVAGLLPSNVRQKSFRRRLKRLLETLTQDPERRYLNWISIFNHDKLLELVSEELRGLTELQDPAQHIFDSYRLCPDRDFVTRTTATDLVSYLPGDLLTKVDIASMSTSLECRSPMLDHKVIELAARMPLEVKQSMNQGKRVLIETFADLIPQDIQSRPKMGFGVPIDHWFRNELKELLYDVLLSQKATDRGLLQRHVVRRLIDEHVTGVFDHAYRLWNLLCLELWQCMYLDETPPMSAPSSL